The Natator depressus isolate rNatDep1 chromosome 23, rNatDep2.hap1, whole genome shotgun sequence sequence GGGGCATGTACAAGGAGGTGATCGTGTGCGTGGGGCGGCGGGTGCGGAGGGGCCGTGCCGCGGGCGAGGACTTGGATTCTCCCCTGGACTGTTTTGACCCCCGCACGGAGAGGTGGGGGGCGCCGTTGGGCTCGGTTCCTGTGCAGTTCCCCGGTTTCGCCGCCCTGGGCCACAAGCTCTATGTGGCCGGGGGCTGCGGCCCGGACGGCTGCTTTTCAACCAGCCTGCACGAATACGACGCCTGCTCTGGGCAGTGGGCACAGCTCCCCTCCATGTCCTGGCCCCTGGACCCCCACGGCTTCCTGGTCTGCAGCCGGCGGCTCTACGCCGTGGGGGGCTGTGCCGAGGCAGCAGGCAAGCTGGATTCGGCAGAGACCTTTGACCCAGAGCGGAAGCAATGGGCTCCCGCCTCCCGCCTGCCCTTTCCTCTCAGCTACTTCGCCTCCGCCGCGCTCCACAACAAAGTCTACCTGATAGGTGGGAAGAAGCATGTGGCAGGGGCCCTGGCCACCCACCGGGGGCTGCTCATCTACCACGTCCGCTCGGACAGCTGGGCTCAGGTGCcgctgggtgtggggctgtgcCACGCGGGCGCTGCCGCCATGGCTGGTGGGATCTGTGTCGTGGGGGGCTGCAGAGACGAAGCCCCCGGGGAGGAGCAAGAGGGGGCTTCCTGCCTGGGAAACTTCCAGGCCTCCCGGGCGTGCTTCTTCCTGGGTGAGGATGGCAAAGTGAGGCAGGAGGTGGCCATCCCGGCGCTTCCCCGAGCCATCGAGTCTGCTGGGGCCGTCTGCTGGCAGGGAAGGGTCTATGTGGTGGGCGGCGAGGACTCAGCCCGTTGGCTGAACACCGTGTACTATTGGGAGCCCAGCGCCGCTGCCTGGACCCCATGCCGGGAAGGCCCTGCCGCCGGGGAGCGCGTGGGCTGGTTTGGCTGCGTGACACTGCAGGTGCCCCGCAGACGCCTCCGGGCTCTTTTCCAGGGGCAGCCCACGGCCCCGGCAGCAGGTGGGGCAACGGGCCGAAAGCAGCTCCCCTGCAGAACCTCTGCAATGGCTCCACCTCCCGTCAGTGGGAAAGGAGGCCTCATGTGCCCCAGCACAGCACCGGGTTCAGACCAGGGGAGCCCCCTGGCCTGACAGCCATTGACACCCATCAAAGGGAGATCACAGGGCACCTGGACCAAGCACATCCCAGCGGAGCAACACCGGGGAGAGTCTGGTCTGGGGGCTCTCCAGGGGACCGGACCAGCTCCCCAGAGCTCGGACGGGGATGCTGGTTTGAGGAGGCTCTCGACTGCAGTTTGGTCCCCACTCATCCCCATCGCTCAGCCCACAAGGCATCACCTGCTCCCGTCGCCCACGGGGACGTCCTGCCCCGAGACATTATCCAGCCCTTTCCTCGGGATGGTCAGGCCGTGTTTCCTGCCAGCTGCTTTTCTGCTCTGCAATGCAGGTGAAGACTAAGAAGGTTTAAACCAAActtagttttatttattaaatctgaATCCTTCCCCCGCAGTCAGACTCTCTTAGGGCAAGAACAGGGCTCCGCCGTCCCTTTCTAGCCTGGGCTGCTCTTTGCACGTCCTCTGCGCTAGTCCCGTACGTTTTCCCTCTACAGCTCCAGAGAGGGATTCTCTCGCTCGGCCCCTGGGCATGCCCCTGCCGTGGCAGATGCTCTGGCTTCCTTCTTCACACGCAGTCCCTCCTCTTTTCTGGATAACTTCCA is a genomic window containing:
- the LOC141976793 gene encoding kelch-like protein 21 encodes the protein MAGPEADPRATPVSLGSCMRQGFQELYQAQQLCDVALVAAGRLVLGSVSPYLRDRMASAESRGGEVQLQDVSPPVLQSILSYLYTEELVLTAERAQELFVTASRLQIPPLLETVGRFLAETISLETCLRLYALAHAHQHPALLRAAGRYVSLHFRSLCEHDAFLRLDPGTLIGIIASDGLAVASELAVYGAVGRWVRADPTERLPLLPELLGHVRLALLTPKELAEVQADVAELSGAAGLGLKELTGEGRLQESRGLRRGMYKEVIVCVGRRVRRGRAAGEDLDSPLDCFDPRTERWGAPLGSVPVQFPGFAALGHKLYVAGGCGPDGCFSTSLHEYDACSGQWAQLPSMSWPLDPHGFLVCSRRLYAVGGCAEAAGKLDSAETFDPERKQWAPASRLPFPLSYFASAALHNKVYLIGGKKHVAGALATHRGLLIYHVRSDSWAQVPLGVGLCHAGAAAMAGGICVVGGCRDEAPGEEQEGASCLGNFQASRACFFLGEDGKVRQEVAIPALPRAIESAGAVCWQGRVYVVGGEDSARWLNTVYYWEPSAAAWTPCREGPAAGERVGWFGCVTLQVPRRRLRALFQGQPTAPAAGGATGRKQLPCRTSAMAPPPVSGKGGLMCPSTAPGSDQGSPLA